From Longimicrobium sp., one genomic window encodes:
- a CDS encoding TfoX/Sxy family protein: MAVSADYREYVLEQMGRVAPVSGRAMFGGVGIYSDGFFFALMDDGAVYLKVDDTNRAMFVDAGMSQFDPFGDGQQVMKYYELPADLLESPDLLRPWMDAALDVARRARKGKKKK, encoded by the coding sequence ATGGCCGTGAGCGCCGACTACCGTGAGTACGTGCTGGAGCAGATGGGCCGTGTGGCGCCGGTCAGCGGCCGGGCCATGTTCGGCGGGGTGGGCATCTACTCCGACGGGTTTTTCTTTGCGCTGATGGACGACGGCGCGGTGTACCTGAAGGTCGACGATACCAACCGCGCGATGTTCGTGGACGCCGGCATGAGTCAGTTCGATCCGTTTGGCGACGGCCAGCAGGTGATGAAGTACTACGAGCTTCCCGCCGACCTGCTGGAATCTCCCGACCTGCTGCGCCCGTGGATGGACGCGGCCCTCGACGTTGCACGCCGCGCCCGCAAGGGCAAGAAAAAGAAGTAG